In a genomic window of Streptomyces sp. NBC_01231:
- a CDS encoding metallopeptidase TldD-related protein, translating to MSSRTNKPHEIVEQALDLSRADGCVVIADEQSTANLRWAGNALTTNGVTRGRTLTVIATVDGQEGTASGVVSRSAVTAAELEPLVRAAEAAARGAGPAEDARPLVTGVPNSPDFQDAPGETSSAVFADFAPALGEAFARARAGGRELYGFANHELVSSYLGTSTGLRLRHDQPNGTLELNAKSPDRTRSAWAGRSTRDFKDVDPAALDAELAVRLGWAERRIALPAGRYETLLPPTAVADLLIYQMWSASGRDAVEGRTVFSQPGGGTRVGEQLSELPLTLRSDPNEPGLESAPFVLAHSSGGDQSVFDNGLPLAATEWVRRGELSSLLTSRHSAELTGLPVAPGIDNLILDGGEDRSLEEMVANTERGLLLTCLWYIREVDPATLLLTGLTRDGVYLVENGEVSGEVNNFRFNESPVGLLGRAAEAGRTEKTLPREWSDWFTRAAMPALRIPDFNMSSVSQGV from the coding sequence ATGAGCTCTCGTACTAACAAGCCTCACGAGATCGTCGAGCAGGCCCTCGACCTGTCCCGGGCCGACGGCTGTGTGGTGATCGCCGACGAGCAGTCGACCGCGAACCTGCGCTGGGCGGGCAACGCGCTCACCACCAACGGTGTCACGCGCGGGCGCACGCTCACCGTCATCGCGACCGTCGACGGCCAGGAGGGCACCGCCTCCGGGGTCGTGTCGCGGTCCGCCGTGACCGCGGCGGAACTGGAGCCCCTGGTGCGGGCCGCCGAGGCCGCCGCGCGCGGCGCCGGGCCCGCGGAGGACGCGCGGCCGCTGGTCACCGGCGTACCGAACTCCCCCGACTTCCAGGACGCGCCCGGCGAGACCTCGTCCGCCGTGTTCGCCGACTTCGCGCCGGCGCTCGGTGAGGCGTTCGCACGCGCGCGTGCGGGTGGCCGCGAGTTGTACGGCTTCGCCAACCACGAGCTGGTCTCCAGCTATCTCGGCACGTCCACGGGACTGCGGCTGCGGCACGACCAGCCCAACGGCACTCTGGAGCTGAACGCCAAGTCGCCGGACCGGACGCGTTCGGCGTGGGCGGGACGGTCCACACGGGACTTCAAGGATGTCGACCCGGCGGCGCTGGACGCCGAACTCGCCGTACGCCTCGGCTGGGCCGAGCGGCGGATCGCGCTGCCCGCCGGGCGGTACGAGACGCTGCTGCCGCCGACCGCCGTGGCGGACCTGCTGATCTACCAGATGTGGTCGGCGTCGGGCCGGGACGCGGTCGAGGGGCGCACGGTGTTCTCCCAGCCGGGCGGCGGCACACGCGTGGGCGAGCAGCTGAGCGAGCTGCCGCTGACACTGCGCAGCGATCCGAACGAGCCGGGTCTGGAGTCCGCGCCCTTCGTGCTCGCGCACTCCTCCGGGGGCGACCAGTCGGTGTTCGACAACGGTCTGCCGCTCGCGGCCACCGAGTGGGTGCGCCGGGGCGAACTGAGCAGCCTGCTGACCAGCCGGCACAGCGCGGAGCTGACCGGGCTGCCGGTCGCGCCGGGGATCGACAACCTGATCCTCGACGGGGGCGAGGACCGCTCCCTGGAGGAGATGGTCGCGAACACCGAGCGCGGGCTGCTGCTGACCTGCCTCTGGTACATCCGCGAGGTCGACCCGGCGACGCTGCTGCTCACCGGCCTGACCCGGGACGGCGTGTATCTCGTGGAGAACGGCGAGGTGAGCGGCGAGGTCAACAACTTCCGGTTCAACGAGTCCCCGGTCGGTCTGCTGGGCCGGGCCGCCGAGGCCGGGCGCACGGAGAAGACCCTGCCGAGGGAGTGGAGCGACTGGTTCACCAGGGCCGCGATGCCCGCGCTGCGGATCCCCGATTTCAATATGAGCTCTGTCAGTCAGGGCGTATAA
- the tyrS gene encoding tyrosine--tRNA ligase, giving the protein MTDIVDELKWRGLWALSTDEDALRKALADGPVTFYCGFDPTAASLHVGHLVQVLTMRRLQQAGLRPLALVGGATGQIGDPRPTAERTLNDPETVANWVTRLRGQIEPFLSFEGENAAVMVNNLDWTAGLSAIEFLRDIGKHFRVNKMLTKDSVARRLESQEGISYTEFSYQLLQGMDFLELYRRYGCTLQQGGSDQWGNLTAGLDLIHRLEPEAEAHCLATPLMVKADGTKFGKTEGGAVWLDPEMTTPYAFYQFWLNVDDRDISTYLRILSFRSREELEELEKQTEERPQARAGQRALAEELTTLVHGADQTAAVIAASKALFGQGELAELDEKTLAAALSEVPHIQVAELAPVVDLFAEVGLVASKSAARRTVKEGGAYVNNAKVAAEDAVPAKEDLLHERWLVLRRGKKNLAAVEVTGV; this is encoded by the coding sequence GTGACGGACATCGTCGACGAGCTGAAGTGGCGTGGGCTGTGGGCCCTGTCCACTGACGAGGACGCTTTGCGCAAGGCGCTCGCGGACGGTCCCGTCACGTTCTATTGCGGTTTCGACCCGACCGCGGCCAGCCTCCACGTCGGCCACCTGGTGCAGGTACTCACCATGCGCCGGCTCCAGCAGGCGGGCCTGCGTCCGCTGGCGCTGGTGGGCGGGGCGACCGGCCAGATCGGCGATCCCCGTCCCACGGCCGAGCGCACCCTGAACGACCCGGAGACGGTCGCGAACTGGGTGACCCGGCTGCGCGGGCAGATCGAGCCGTTCCTGTCCTTCGAGGGCGAGAACGCCGCGGTGATGGTGAACAACCTGGACTGGACGGCCGGCCTGTCCGCCATCGAGTTCCTGCGGGACATCGGCAAACACTTCCGCGTCAACAAGATGCTCACCAAGGACTCGGTCGCCCGGCGCCTGGAGTCCCAGGAGGGCATCAGCTACACGGAGTTCAGCTACCAGCTGCTCCAGGGCATGGATTTCCTGGAGCTCTACCGCCGGTACGGCTGCACGCTCCAGCAGGGCGGCAGCGACCAGTGGGGCAACCTCACGGCGGGTCTCGACCTGATCCACAGGCTGGAGCCCGAGGCCGAGGCCCACTGCCTGGCGACGCCCCTGATGGTCAAGGCGGACGGCACCAAGTTCGGCAAGACCGAGGGCGGCGCCGTCTGGCTCGACCCGGAGATGACGACGCCGTACGCGTTCTACCAGTTCTGGCTGAACGTGGACGACCGGGACATCTCGACGTACCTGCGCATCCTGTCCTTCCGGTCCCGCGAGGAGCTGGAGGAGTTGGAGAAGCAGACCGAGGAGCGTCCGCAGGCCCGTGCCGGGCAGCGTGCGCTGGCCGAGGAGCTGACGACGCTGGTGCACGGCGCCGACCAGACGGCCGCCGTGATCGCCGCGTCGAAGGCGCTCTTCGGTCAGGGCGAGCTGGCGGAGCTCGACGAGAAGACGCTGGCCGCAGCCCTCTCCGAGGTACCGCACATCCAGGTCGCCGAGCTCGCTCCGGTGGTCGACCTGTTCGCCGAGGTCGGCCTGGTCGCCAGCAAGTCGGCCGCGCGTCGGACGGTCAAGGAGGGCGGCGCCTACGTGAACAACGCGAAGGTGGCCGCCGAGGACGCCGTCCCCGCCAAGGAGGACCTGCTGCACGAGCGCTGGCTGGTGCTGCGCCGGGGCAAGAAAAACCTGGCGGCGGTCGAGGTCACGGGAGTCTAG
- a CDS encoding GlsB/YeaQ/YmgE family stress response membrane protein codes for MGWLWAIIVGFVLGLIAKAIIPGKQHSPLWLTTICGILGAIVGNAIARAAGVDATSGIDWWRHLFQLVAAVVIVALGDMAYMATLGRDKQRT; via the coding sequence ATGGGCTGGTTGTGGGCGATCATCGTGGGATTCGTGCTGGGCCTGATCGCGAAGGCGATCATCCCCGGCAAACAGCACAGCCCTCTCTGGCTGACCACCATCTGCGGCATTCTCGGAGCGATCGTCGGCAACGCGATCGCCCGTGCGGCGGGCGTCGACGCCACGTCCGGCATCGACTGGTGGCGGCACCTCTTCCAGCTCGTCGCCGCGGTCGTCATCGTCGCCCTGGGCGACATGGCGTACATGGCCACGCTCGGCCGCGACAAACAGCGGACCTGA
- a CDS encoding DUF3099 domain-containing protein, whose translation MRKQHGGGGNAQVFRITGARTGLEEDVRGRQRRYVISMAIRTVSVILAATLWNVERHVAIVALVLGVVLPYIAVVVANAGRENAPSLPSTFVTVPTRPMITPPSADEGFPESGEGPPAEDVKADSGQGVRNEPRDRA comes from the coding sequence ATGCGGAAGCAGCATGGCGGCGGCGGCAACGCCCAGGTGTTTCGGATCACCGGAGCCCGGACGGGGCTCGAGGAGGACGTGCGGGGACGGCAGCGCCGGTATGTCATCTCGATGGCGATCCGTACGGTGTCGGTGATCCTCGCGGCCACTCTCTGGAACGTGGAACGGCACGTCGCGATCGTCGCGCTGGTGCTGGGAGTGGTCCTGCCGTACATCGCCGTGGTCGTCGCCAACGCGGGGCGGGAGAACGCGCCGTCGCTTCCGTCGACGTTCGTGACCGTGCCGACGCGGCCGATGATCACACCGCCGAGTGCCGATGAGGGGTTCCCGGAATCCGGCGAGGGACCCCCCGCGGAGGACGTCAAGGCCGACTCCGGGCAGGGTGTACGGAACGAGCCGCGCGACCGGGCGTGA
- the moaA gene encoding GTP 3',8-cyclase MoaA yields the protein MLIDTYGRAATDLRVSLTDRCNLRCTYCMPEEGLQWLAKPDLLTDDEIVRLIDIAVTTLGIEEVRFTGGEPLLRPGLVGIVERVAALEPRPQMSLTTNGIGLKRTASALKAAGLDRVNVSLDTLRPDVFKTLTRRNRHEDVIAGLEAARDAGLTPVKVNSVLMPGLNEDEAPDLLAWAVEHDYELRFIEQMPLDAQHGWKRDGMITAGDILASLRTRFELTAEGSDERGSAPAERWVVDGGPHRVGVIASVTRPFCAACDRTRLTADGQIRTCLFAREETDLRAALRSDVPDEEIARIWRLAMWGKKAGAGLDDPTFIQPDRPMSAIGG from the coding sequence GTGCTCATCGACACGTACGGCCGGGCGGCCACCGATCTGAGGGTCTCGCTGACCGACCGGTGCAATCTGCGCTGCACCTACTGCATGCCCGAGGAGGGCCTGCAGTGGCTGGCGAAGCCGGACCTGCTCACGGACGACGAGATCGTCCGCCTGATCGACATCGCCGTCACCACCCTCGGTATCGAGGAGGTCCGCTTCACCGGCGGCGAACCGCTGCTTCGCCCGGGCCTGGTCGGCATCGTCGAGCGGGTCGCCGCGCTGGAGCCGCGCCCCCAGATGTCCCTCACCACCAACGGCATCGGCCTCAAGCGCACGGCGTCCGCCCTGAAGGCGGCCGGCCTGGACCGGGTCAACGTCTCCCTGGACACACTGCGGCCGGACGTCTTCAAGACCCTCACCCGCAGGAACCGCCACGAGGACGTCATCGCGGGTCTGGAAGCCGCCCGCGACGCCGGCCTGACCCCGGTCAAGGTCAACTCGGTCCTGATGCCGGGACTCAACGAGGACGAGGCCCCCGACCTCCTGGCCTGGGCGGTGGAACACGACTACGAACTGCGCTTCATCGAGCAGATGCCCCTGGACGCCCAGCACGGCTGGAAGCGCGACGGCATGATCACCGCGGGAGACATCCTCGCCTCCCTGCGCACCCGCTTCGAACTGACCGCGGAGGGCTCCGACGAGCGCGGTTCGGCCCCCGCCGAGCGCTGGGTCGTGGACGGCGGTCCGCACCGCGTCGGTGTCATCGCGTCCGTCACCCGCCCGTTCTGCGCGGCCTGCGACCGCACCCGCCTGACGGCCGACGGCCAGATACGCACCTGCCTCTTCGCCCGCGAGGAGACCGACCTGCGCGCGGCCCTGCGCTCCGACGTCCCCGACGAGGAGATCGCCCGCATCTGGCGTCTCGCGATGTGGGGCAAGAAGGCCGGCGCGGGCCTGGACGACCCGACGTTCATCCAGCCGGACCGGCCGATGTCGGCGATCGGCGGCTAG
- a CDS encoding cation acetate symporter — MSPAITLAAGEASEHRPLIISLFAVFVLATLVITVWAGRQTKDAADFYAGGRQFSAFQNGLAVSGDYMSAASFLGIAGAIALFGYDGFLYSIGFLVAWLVALLLVAEPLRNSGRYTMGDVLAYRMRQRPVRTAAGTSTIVVSIFYLLAQMAGAGVLVSLLLGITSDAGKIGIVALVGVLMIVYVSIGGMKGTTWVQMVKAVLLIGGTILITFLVLLKFNFNISDLLGTAAENSGKGSAFLEPGLQYGANGTTKLDFISLGIALVLGTAGLPHILIRFYTVPNAKAARKSVNWAIGIIGGFYLMTIALGFGAAALISQDEIIASNPSGNTAAPLLALHLGGVDSTWGAILLATISAVAFATILAVVAGLTLASSSSFAHDIYANVIKKGQATEKQEMRAARLATIGIGAVSILLGALARDLNVAGLVALAFAVAASANLPTILYSLFWKRFTTQGALWSIYGGLVVAVALVLFSPVVSGDPKAMFPDVDFAWFPLKNPGIISIPFGFLMGWLGTILSKEEPDAAKYAELEVRSLTGTGAH, encoded by the coding sequence ATGAGCCCCGCGATCACCCTGGCGGCCGGCGAGGCCAGCGAGCACCGGCCACTGATCATCTCCCTGTTCGCGGTGTTCGTCCTCGCGACGCTCGTCATCACCGTGTGGGCGGGCCGCCAGACCAAGGACGCCGCCGACTTCTACGCCGGCGGCCGCCAGTTCAGCGCCTTCCAGAACGGCCTCGCGGTCTCCGGCGACTACATGTCGGCCGCGTCCTTCCTCGGCATCGCGGGCGCCATCGCCCTCTTCGGCTACGACGGCTTCCTCTACTCCATCGGCTTCCTGGTCGCCTGGCTGGTGGCCCTGCTCCTGGTCGCGGAACCGCTGCGCAACTCCGGCCGCTACACCATGGGCGACGTGCTCGCGTACCGCATGCGCCAGCGCCCGGTCCGTACCGCCGCCGGCACCTCCACGATCGTCGTCTCGATCTTCTACCTGCTGGCCCAGATGGCGGGCGCGGGCGTCCTCGTCTCGCTGCTGCTCGGCATCACCTCCGACGCGGGCAAGATCGGCATCGTCGCCCTCGTCGGCGTGCTGATGATCGTGTACGTCTCCATCGGCGGCATGAAGGGCACCACCTGGGTCCAGATGGTCAAGGCCGTGCTGCTCATCGGCGGCACCATCCTGATCACCTTCCTGGTGCTGCTGAAGTTCAACTTCAACATCTCCGACCTGCTGGGCACGGCAGCCGAGAACAGCGGCAAGGGCTCGGCCTTCCTGGAGCCCGGTCTCCAGTACGGCGCGAACGGCACCACCAAGCTGGACTTCATCTCCCTCGGCATCGCCCTGGTGCTCGGCACCGCCGGCCTGCCGCACATCCTGATCCGCTTCTACACGGTGCCCAACGCCAAGGCGGCCCGGAAGTCCGTGAACTGGGCCATCGGCATCATCGGCGGCTTCTACCTGATGACCATCGCCCTCGGCTTCGGCGCCGCGGCGCTGATCTCCCAGGACGAGATCATCGCGTCCAACCCGTCCGGCAACACGGCGGCACCCCTGCTCGCCCTCCACCTCGGGGGCGTCGACTCGACCTGGGGCGCGATCCTGCTCGCCACGATCTCGGCGGTGGCCTTCGCGACGATCCTCGCCGTGGTCGCCGGCCTCACCCTGGCCTCGTCCTCGTCGTTCGCCCACGACATCTACGCGAACGTCATCAAGAAGGGACAGGCCACCGAGAAGCAGGAGATGAGGGCGGCCCGGCTGGCGACCATCGGCATCGGCGCCGTCTCCATCCTCCTGGGCGCCCTCGCCCGCGACCTGAACGTCGCCGGCCTGGTCGCCCTGGCCTTCGCGGTCGCGGCCTCCGCCAACCTGCCGACGATCCTCTACAGCCTGTTCTGGAAGCGGTTCACCACCCAGGGCGCCCTGTGGTCGATCTACGGCGGCCTGGTCGTGGCCGTCGCCCTGGTGCTGTTCTCGCCGGTTGTCTCCGGTGACCCCAAGGCGATGTTCCCCGATGTCGACTTCGCCTGGTTCCCGCTGAAGAACCCGGGCATCATCTCGATCCCGTTCGGCTTCCTGATGGGCTGGCTCGGCACGATCCTGTCCAAGGAGGAGCCGGACGCCGCCAAGTACGCGGAGCTGGAGGTCCGGTCCCTCACCGGCACCGGCGCCCACTGA
- a CDS encoding DUF485 domain-containing protein, which yields MATDAPPPSKETHKLPSPEEFTEVQESAEFGELRRSHRSFAFPLTIGFIAWYLLYVLLSNYAGDFMGTKVFGNINVALVLGLAQFLTTFLIAWWYSRHAAAQLDPKAEAIKTRMEGGA from the coding sequence GTGGCCACCGACGCACCGCCACCCTCGAAAGAGACACACAAACTCCCCTCACCCGAGGAGTTCACCGAGGTGCAGGAGAGCGCGGAGTTCGGTGAACTGCGCCGCTCCCACCGCTCCTTCGCCTTCCCGCTGACCATCGGCTTCATCGCCTGGTACCTGCTGTACGTCCTGCTGTCGAACTACGCGGGCGACTTCATGGGCACCAAGGTCTTCGGCAACATCAACGTGGCCCTCGTCCTCGGCCTCGCCCAGTTCCTCACCACGTTCCTCATCGCCTGGTGGTACTCGCGGCACGCCGCCGCGCAGCTCGACCCCAAGGCCGAGGCCATCAAGACCCGAATGGAGGGCGGCGCATGA
- a CDS encoding S8 family serine peptidase, with protein sequence MPHLRSRRRLALAVPVVLSLTASLGFLPAAASAAPRADSAAQATDAPDLAYVVNTRLDRGTIASVKRAVPAAGGTVVTTYEKIGVIVVHSSNPGFGKEIRAVRGVQSAGATRTTPLTAAGTTDEGAARFLSKEQAAKVASASARTPDSEPLEADQWDLRAIGADKAAKINPGSRKVTVAVIDTGVDDSHPDLAPNFSAGQSANCVGGVADTSAGAWRPYTAEDYHGTHVAGEIAAARNGIGVAGVAPGVKVAGIKVSDPDNGLFYPESVVCAFVFAADHGVEITNNSYYVDPWMYNCMDDPDQKAIVDAVNRAQLYAQKKGTLNLASAGNSNHDLDSDAIVDDTSPDDSTPVERTVDPHECFDLPTQLPGVVTVSATGVQNLKSYYSSYGKGVVDIAAPGGDRRYQLPDTPSKDGRILSTMPNGEYAFLQGTSMASPHAAGVAALLKSKYPHATPAVLQALLKAQADNPGCPASYDQDGDGTQDAVCEGGKRVNGFYGYGIVNALRAVK encoded by the coding sequence ATGCCTCATCTGCGTTCCAGACGCCGACTCGCCCTCGCCGTCCCCGTCGTGCTCTCGCTGACGGCCTCGCTCGGCTTCCTGCCCGCGGCGGCGTCGGCCGCGCCGCGTGCGGACAGCGCGGCCCAGGCGACGGACGCGCCCGACCTGGCGTATGTCGTCAACACCAGGCTGGACCGCGGCACGATCGCGTCGGTGAAGAGGGCCGTCCCGGCGGCCGGCGGCACCGTCGTGACCACCTACGAGAAGATCGGCGTGATCGTCGTCCACTCGTCGAACCCCGGCTTCGGCAAGGAGATCCGGGCCGTTCGCGGGGTGCAGTCGGCGGGCGCCACACGGACCACGCCGCTGACCGCGGCGGGGACGACGGACGAGGGCGCGGCCCGGTTCCTGTCGAAGGAGCAGGCCGCGAAGGTGGCGAGCGCCTCCGCCCGCACACCGGACAGCGAGCCGCTCGAGGCCGACCAGTGGGACCTCCGCGCGATCGGCGCCGACAAGGCAGCGAAGATCAACCCGGGCAGCCGCAAGGTGACCGTCGCCGTGATCGACACCGGCGTCGACGACAGCCATCCCGACCTCGCCCCGAACTTCTCCGCCGGCCAGTCGGCCAACTGCGTCGGCGGCGTCGCGGACACCAGCGCGGGTGCCTGGCGCCCCTACACCGCGGAGGACTACCACGGCACGCATGTGGCCGGTGAGATCGCCGCGGCGCGCAACGGCATCGGCGTCGCCGGAGTCGCTCCCGGCGTCAAGGTCGCCGGCATCAAGGTGAGCGACCCGGACAACGGCCTCTTCTACCCCGAAAGCGTCGTGTGTGCCTTCGTGTTCGCCGCCGACCACGGCGTGGAGATCACGAACAACAGCTACTACGTTGATCCTTGGATGTACAACTGCATGGACGATCCGGATCAGAAGGCGATCGTCGACGCGGTCAACAGGGCGCAGCTGTACGCCCAGAAGAAGGGCACGCTCAACCTGGCTTCGGCGGGCAACTCCAACCACGACCTGGACTCCGACGCGATCGTCGACGACACCAGCCCCGACGACTCCACGCCGGTCGAGCGCACCGTCGACCCGCACGAGTGCTTCGACCTGCCGACGCAGTTGCCCGGTGTCGTCACGGTCAGCGCGACGGGCGTCCAGAACCTCAAGTCGTACTACTCCTCGTACGGCAAGGGCGTCGTGGACATCGCGGCACCGGGCGGCGACCGGCGCTACCAGCTCCCGGACACGCCCTCCAAGGACGGCCGCATCCTGTCGACGATGCCGAACGGCGAGTACGCCTTCCTTCAGGGCACGTCGATGGCCTCGCCGCACGCCGCCGGTGTCGCCGCGCTGCTGAAGTCGAAGTACCCGCACGCCACCCCGGCCGTGCTGCAGGCGCTGCTCAAGGCGCAGGCGGACAACCCCGGTTGCCCGGCGTCGTACGACCAGGACGGCGACGGAACGCAGGACGCGGTGTGCGAGGGCGGCAAGCGCGTCAACGGCTTCTACGGGTACGGCATCGTCAACGCGCTACGCGCGGTGAAGTAG
- a CDS encoding S8 family serine peptidase — protein sequence MTAPHPRFRRALTVPLGMAMATAVAFLPNTAAAADVPGTVADVTGAVNDVLASAADASALSYVVNVRPGHGPSAQVKKAITEAGGTIVTSYDQIGVIVVHSSNPDFAKTVRKVRGVDSAGNTRNAPLPAQSTTDLGTPKALSATAVAAAEAKSAAGQDPLESQQWDLAAIKADKAHEKSLGSRKVTVGVIDTGVDDTHPDIAPNFDRAASVNCVTGKPDTTDGAWRPSSAESPHGTHVAGEIAAAKNGVGMTGVAPGVKVSGIKVSTTAGYFYTEAVVCGFMWAATHGVDVTNNSYYTDPWYFNCTDDPDQKALVDAVSRASRYAEKKGTVNVAAAGNENYDLAADEITDPSSPNDGTPSDRVVDPSKCLDIPTQLPGVVTVAATGAKGLKSSFSNHGLGIIDVAAPGGDSTAYQKPEAPATDGRILGTLPGGKWGYMAGTSMASPHVAAVAALIKSTHPHASPALVKALLYAEADATPCTKPYDINGDGKIDAVCEGSKNRNSFYGWGVVDALDAVTR from the coding sequence ATGACCGCGCCTCACCCGCGATTCCGCCGAGCGCTCACCGTCCCGCTCGGAATGGCCATGGCCACGGCGGTGGCGTTCCTGCCCAACACCGCGGCCGCGGCCGATGTGCCCGGCACCGTCGCCGATGTCACCGGCGCCGTGAACGACGTCCTCGCGTCGGCCGCGGACGCGTCCGCGCTCAGCTACGTCGTCAACGTCCGCCCCGGGCACGGTCCTTCCGCGCAGGTGAAGAAGGCCATCACCGAGGCCGGCGGCACGATCGTGACGTCGTACGACCAGATCGGCGTGATCGTCGTCCACTCGTCGAACCCGGACTTCGCCAAGACGGTCCGCAAGGTGCGGGGGGTCGACTCGGCCGGCAACACGCGCAACGCGCCGCTGCCCGCGCAGTCGACGACCGACCTGGGGACGCCGAAGGCGCTCAGTGCGACGGCGGTCGCCGCCGCCGAGGCCAAGTCCGCCGCCGGGCAGGACCCGCTGGAGTCCCAGCAGTGGGACCTGGCGGCCATCAAGGCGGACAAGGCGCACGAGAAGTCGCTGGGCAGCCGCAAGGTGACGGTCGGCGTGATCGACACCGGTGTCGACGACACCCACCCCGACATCGCGCCGAACTTCGACCGGGCCGCCTCCGTCAACTGTGTGACGGGCAAGCCGGACACGACCGACGGGGCCTGGCGGCCGAGTTCGGCGGAGAGCCCGCACGGCACGCACGTGGCCGGTGAGATCGCGGCCGCGAAGAACGGCGTCGGCATGACCGGCGTGGCGCCCGGGGTGAAAGTCTCCGGCATCAAGGTGTCGACCACCGCCGGCTACTTCTACACGGAGGCCGTCGTGTGCGGCTTCATGTGGGCGGCCACGCACGGTGTCGACGTCACCAACAACAGCTATTACACCGACCCCTGGTACTTCAACTGCACGGACGACCCGGACCAGAAGGCGCTCGTGGACGCCGTCTCGCGGGCCTCGCGGTACGCGGAGAAGAAGGGCACGGTCAACGTCGCCGCGGCCGGCAACGAGAACTACGACCTCGCGGCCGACGAGATAACCGACCCGTCCTCGCCGAACGACGGCACGCCCTCGGACCGAGTGGTCGACCCGTCGAAGTGCCTTGACATACCGACCCAGTTGCCGGGTGTGGTGACGGTCGCGGCGACCGGCGCGAAGGGCCTCAAGTCGTCCTTCTCCAACCACGGTCTGGGGATCATCGACGTCGCCGCTCCCGGTGGCGACTCGACGGCCTACCAGAAGCCGGAGGCTCCCGCGACGGACGGCAGGATCCTGGGCACGCTGCCCGGCGGCAAGTGGGGCTACATGGCCGGTACGTCGATGGCGAGCCCGCACGTGGCGGCCGTCGCCGCGTTGATCAAGTCGACGCACCCGCACGCCTCGCCCGCCCTCGTGAAGGCACTGCTGTACGCCGAGGCCGACGCGACGCCGTGCACGAAGCCGTACGACATCAACGGCGACGGCAAGATCGACGCGGTGTGCGAGGGCTCGAAGAACCGCAACAGCTTCTACGGCTGGGGTGTGGTGGACGCACTGGACGCGGTGACCAGGTAG
- a CDS encoding CoA transferase, with protein MTAIKSAWSAVGGDPAHLSRVSTVEREGSLQGRLPVRELARACVGACALAAAELGARRAGLPAVPRVRVDDGAVATAFVSERHLLVDGRAPVAFAPLSRFWRTADGWVRTHANYPHHRERLLTALGLPEELSSVESALAERSTLEVEETVYAAGGLAVALRTPEEWATHAQRAAVAARPLVERGRTDSAHARVLAPLDAGTGAPLLPAAGLRVLDLTRVIAGPVATRTLALLGADVLRVDAPRLPELPDQHADTGFGKRSTTLDLAADRHTFEELLATADVVVTGYRPGALDRYGLSAQALAERRPGVVVAQLSAWGGYGPWAGRRGFDSLAQVATGIAAVEGSVERPGALPAQALDHGTGYLLAAAVLRAVTEQSYDGGSRFARVALARTAEWLLRDIGQDRAEGTAVGTAYDGPGPWLAESDSTLGRLRYARSPVSFTGGPADWTRTPGPWGSDAARWT; from the coding sequence ATGACTGCAATCAAGTCCGCCTGGTCCGCGGTGGGCGGCGACCCCGCCCACCTCTCCCGCGTGTCGACCGTGGAGCGGGAAGGCTCTCTGCAAGGGCGCCTTCCCGTACGGGAGTTGGCGCGCGCCTGCGTGGGCGCGTGCGCGCTGGCCGCGGCGGAACTCGGGGCACGGCGGGCCGGGCTCCCGGCGGTGCCCCGGGTGCGGGTGGACGACGGAGCCGTCGCGACCGCGTTCGTCAGTGAGCGGCATCTGCTGGTGGACGGGCGGGCGCCGGTCGCCTTCGCGCCGCTGTCCCGGTTCTGGCGTACGGCGGACGGGTGGGTGCGCACGCACGCGAACTATCCGCACCACCGGGAGCGACTGCTGACAGCACTGGGGCTGCCCGAAGAGCTGTCCTCGGTGGAGTCGGCACTGGCCGAGCGGTCCACCCTGGAGGTCGAGGAGACCGTGTACGCGGCCGGCGGCCTGGCCGTCGCGCTGCGCACGCCCGAGGAGTGGGCCACCCACGCACAGCGGGCCGCGGTGGCCGCCAGGCCGCTGGTGGAGCGCGGGCGTACGGACTCCGCGCACGCGCGCGTGCTCGCCCCCCTGGACGCCGGCACCGGCGCTCCCCTGCTGCCCGCCGCCGGCCTGCGCGTCCTGGACCTGACCCGGGTCATCGCGGGCCCGGTCGCCACCCGCACCCTGGCCCTGTTGGGCGCGGACGTGCTGCGCGTGGACGCCCCACGACTGCCCGAACTGCCCGACCAGCACGCCGACACCGGGTTCGGGAAGCGGTCGACCACCCTCGACCTCGCGGCCGACCGACACACCTTCGAGGAACTGCTCGCGACGGCGGACGTGGTCGTCACCGGGTACCGGCCGGGTGCCCTGGACCGGTACGGCCTGTCGGCCCAGGCTCTCGCCGAGCGACGGCCCGGGGTGGTCGTCGCGCAGTTGTCGGCGTGGGGCGGATACGGGCCGTGGGCCGGGCGGCGCGGATTCGACAGTCTGGCGCAGGTGGCCACCGGGATCGCCGCGGTCGAGGGGTCGGTCGAGCGGCCGGGTGCGCTGCCGGCCCAGGCACTGGACCACGGGACGGGGTACCTGCTGGCGGCGGCCGTGCTGCGGGCGGTGACCGAGCAGTCGTACGACGGTGGCAGCCGCTTCGCACGAGTGGCGCTGGCGCGCACGGCCGAGTGGCTGCTGCGCGACATCGGGCAGGACCGCGCGGAAGGTACCGCGGTCGGTACGGCGTACGACGGGCCGGGGCCGTGGCTGGCCGAGTCGGACAGCACGCTCGGGCGGCTGCGGTACGCGCGCTCCCCGGTCTCCTTCACGGGCGGGCCGGCCGACTGGACGCGGACGCCGGGGCCCTGGGGGTCGGACGCGGCCCGCTGGACCTGA